A part of Carettochelys insculpta isolate YL-2023 chromosome 1, ASM3395843v1, whole genome shotgun sequence genomic DNA contains:
- the LOC142007023 gene encoding olfactory receptor 52P1-like, with protein MLGSNATNLANPSIFILLGIPGLEAAHVWISIPFCAMYTTAILGNFIILFTVKTESSLHVPMYYFLCMLAVTDLVLSTTTLPKTLSIFWFNSREIEFNACLTQMFFLHCFSITESGILVAMAFDRYVAICNPLRHSTILRSPVVAKFGLAVALRGTLLILPFPSLASQWPYCKSNTISHTHCEHMAVVKLACADIRPSSYYGLSVALSVMCLDLFLIAVSYTHILRAIFRLHTRHSQFKTFGTCGSHVCVILAFHIPRLFSFLTQRFGNHVPQHFQVLTANIYLLLPPMLNPIIYGVRTKQIRGRLLQLIPHTGT; from the coding sequence ATGTTAGGTTCAAACGCAACCAACTTGGCCAACCCCTCCAtcttcatcctgctgggcattcctggcctaGAAGCAgcccatgtctggatctccatccccttctgtgccATGTACACCACAGCCATCTTGGGGAACTTCATCATCCTGTTCACTGTGAAGACAGAGTCGAGCCTCCATgtgcccatgtactatttcctctgcatgctggctgtcacTGATCTGGTCCTGTCCACAACCACCTTGCCCAAAACactgagcatcttctggttcaattccagggagATTGAGTTCAacgcctgcctcacccagatgttcttccttcACTGCTTTTCAATCACAGAGTCTGGGATCCTcgtggccatggcttttgatcgctatgTGGCCATTTGCAACCCCCTCagacattccaccatcctgaGAAGTCCTGTTGTAGCCAAGtttggcctggctgtggctctgcGTGGCACTTTGCTCAtacttccttttccttccctgGCAAGTCAGTGGCCATACTGCAAATCCAACACCATCTCCCACACGCACTGTGAGCACATGGCCgtggtgaagctggcctgtgcTGACATTCGCCCCAGTAGTTACTACGGCCTCTCTGTAGCACTTTCTGTGATGTGTCTGGATTTGTTTCTAATTGCCGTGTCCTACACTCACATTCTCAGGGCCATATTCAGACTCCACACAAGGCACTCCCAGTTCAAGACTTTTGGGACCTGTGGCTCTCATGTCTGTGTCATCTTAGCCTTTCATATCCCACGTCTCTTCTCCTTTCTCACACAGCGGTTTGGCAACCATGTACCCCAGCATTTCCAGGTTCTCACTGCAAACATTTACCTCCTCTTGCCCCccatgctaaaccccatcatctatggggtgagAACCAAACAGATCCGGGGCCGGCTGCTGCAGCTCATTCCTCATACAGGTACCTAA